From the genome of Legionella beliardensis:
CAATTATTCCTGTACATTTATTTGGACAAATGGCAGATATGGATCCTATTATGGAAATTGCTAAAGAATATAAACTTATAGTTATAGAAGATGCTGCTCAAGCCAATGGTGCTGTCTATAAGGGTAAACAGGCGGGCAGTATAGGAGATTTAGGTTGTTTTAGCTGTTACCCAACTAAAAATTTATCTGCTGCTGGTGATGCGGGCATGATTACCACCAATAATAAGCAGTATGCTGAAAAAATTCGTCTACTAAGGAGCTGGGGAAAAAATTTATCTGGTGATTATGATTTTATGGCTTTTAATTATCGAATCTCTGAAATTCAAGCTGCTATTCTCTTATATAAACTAAAATATTTAGAACAATGGAATATGCAGAGGGCTATTTATGCAGAACATTATATTGATGCTTTGATTAATAAAGGCTATAAACTACCTATTAAATTACCCTATACAAATAAGCATACTTATTCTCTATTTACACTAGCCTCAAGTAAACGGATGCAAATAATGGAATTTTTGGCAGATAAAGGAATTCAAACATCTATCTACTACCCCAAGCCACTGCATTTACAGCCTATGTATCATGAACTAAAGTATAAGTTAGGTGATTTTCCTCAAGCTGAACAAGCTGCTAGAAGCGTTTTTTCAATTCCAATTTATCCAGAATTATCTAAAAAAGAACACTTATTTATAATCAATTGCTTGTTAGAATTTTATACAAAAACTTCTCGCTAAGTTTCTAAAACGTTAAATAAGTTTGCTTAAAATATCCAGCACTTAAGGCATTGGTCTATCTTTAATTTTATA
Proteins encoded in this window:
- a CDS encoding DegT/DnrJ/EryC1/StrS family aminotransferase gives rise to the protein MIRLFNSVTSKSLQNELLAAIEIVLTSGQYILGSFTEEFEKAFAAYCNVDYCIGVSSGTSALHLALVAADVQKGDEVITTPFTFIATSNAIDYVGAKPVFVDIDPVSFTIDPALIKKAITKNTKAIIPVHLFGQMADMDPIMEIAKEYKLIVIEDAAQANGAVYKGKQAGSIGDLGCFSCYPTKNLSAAGDAGMITTNNKQYAEKIRLLRSWGKNLSGDYDFMAFNYRISEIQAAILLYKLKYLEQWNMQRAIYAEHYIDALINKGYKLPIKLPYTNKHTYSLFTLASSKRMQIMEFLADKGIQTSIYYPKPLHLQPMYHELKYKLGDFPQAEQAARSVFSIPIYPELSKKEHLFIINCLLEFYTKTSR